One segment of Leucoraja erinacea ecotype New England chromosome 7, Leri_hhj_1, whole genome shotgun sequence DNA contains the following:
- the LOC129698993 gene encoding secreted phosphoprotein 24-like has product MKSFLLAIAAVQILHCSGVPSTKDALRTSVAKLNEITEITNLCAITRRGVTTTYHTGKLSYNVDLTFSVKETVCSKNSGQEFDDPSCTFRPKNIAEKGFCKSRVEYFADKVADVDVECDGLKTIDSESDSSESNETSIEAQSKSNETSLEETSSVSIN; this is encoded by the exons ATGAAATCCTTCCTCCTCGCCATCGCTGCCGTGCAGATCCTCCACTGCTCAG GAGTGCCAAGCACCAAGGATGCTCTGAGAACCTCTGTTGCAAAACTGAATGAAATCACCGAGATCACAAACTTGTGTGCGATCACCAGGAGAGGCGTAACAACT ACCTATCACACGGGTAAACTGTCATACAATGTGGATTTAACATTCTCCGTGAAAGAAACAGTCTGTTCCAAGAATTCTGGACAGGAATTTGATGATCCCAGTTGCACCTTCCGTCCTAAGAACATTGCT GAGAAAGGGTTTTGCAAAAGCCGTGTGGAATATTTTGCTGATAAAGTGGCTGACGTTGATGTGGAGTGTGACGGTCTGAAGACCATTGACAGCGAGAGTGACTCATCAGAGTCCAATGAAACCAGTATTGAG GCTCAAAGCAAATCAAATGAGACATCACTAGAAGAAACCTCAAGTGTGAGTATTAACTAG
- the LOC129698985 gene encoding secreted phosphoprotein 24-like isoform X1: MKSFLLAIAAVQILHCSGVPSTKDALRSSVAKLNEITEITNLCAITRRGATNTYRTGNLSYNVDLIFSVKETVCSKNSGQEFDDPSCTFLPKNIAEKGFCKSRVEYFADKVADVDVECEGLKTIDSESDSTESNETSIEAQSKSNETSLEETSSVESKSKEASLEDLSNDKSKSTETSLEDPDNVKDKSKETSIEETSNMKSKSTELSLEEASNEGMRSQEGTPTMNETPENMNSV; the protein is encoded by the exons ATGAAATCCTTCCTCCTCGCCATCGCTGCCGTGCAGATCCTCCACTGCTCAG GAGTGCCAAGCACCAAGGATGCTCTGAGATCCTCAGTTGCGAAGCTAAATGAAATCACCGAGATCACCAACCTGTGTGCGATCACCAGGAGAGGTGCAACAAAT ACCTATCGCACGGGTAACCTATCATACAACGTGGATTTAATATTCTCAGTGAAAGAAACGGTTTGCTCTAAGAATTCTGGACAGGAATTTGATGATCCCAGTTGCACCTTCCTCCCTAAGAACATTGCT GAGAAAGGGTTTTGTAAAAGCCGCGTGGAATATTTTGCTGATAAAGTGGCTGACGTTGATGTGGAGTGTGAAGGTCTGAAGACCATTGACAGTGAGAGTGACTCAACAGAGTCCAATGAAACCAGTATTGAG GCTCAAAGCAAATCAAATGAGACATCACTAGAGGAAACCTCAAGT GTGGAAAGCAAGTCAAAAGAAGCTTCTCTGGAAGATTTGTCAAAT GACAAATCCAAATCAACAGAGACATCACTCGAGGATCCAGACAAT GTAAAAGACAAATCAAAAGAGACATCAATCGAGGAGACTTCCAAT ATGAAAAGCAAGTCAACAGAATTATCTCTGGAGGAGGCTTCAAATGAGGGAATGAGGTCTCAAGAGGGAACACCAACCATGAATGAAACTCCTGAGAACATGAACTCAGTGTGA